In the genome of Geoalkalibacter ferrihydriticus DSM 17813, the window GTCGACCTTGAAATAGGCAATCGCCTGCTGCAACTGCTCGGCCTGGCTGGAGAGTTCTTCCGAAGTGCTCGCCATTTCCTCGGAGGCCGAGGCGTTCTGTTGAATCACCTGATCGAGCTGCTGGATGGCCTTGTTGACCTGCTCGGCGCCGGCGTCCTGCTCCTTGCTCGCGGCGGCGATCTCCTGCACCAGCTCGGCGGTTTTCTGGATGTCGGGCACCATCTGCGTAAGCATCTTGCCCGCCTGCTCGGCAATTTCAACGCTTGATCCCGAAAGATCGCTGATCTCGGCGGCCGCGGTCTGGCTGCGTTCGGCGAGCTTGCGCACCTCGGCTGCCACCACTGCGAAGCCCTTACCGTGCTCGCCGGCACGCGCGGCTTCAATGGCGGCGTTCAAGGCCAGCAGGTTGGTCTGGCGGGCGATCTCTTCGACGATGGAGATCTTGTCGGCGATCTGCTTCATGGCGGTCACGGTCTTGCCCACGGCCTCGCCGCCCTGACGGGCGTCCTGGGCGCTCTTGGCGGCAATTTTTTCCGTCTGCATGGCGTTGTCGGCATTCTGCCGGATGTTGGCCGCCATCTGCTCCATGCTGCTAGAGGCCTCCTCGGCGGCGGCCGCCTGNNNNNNNNNNNCCAGCCGCCACGTTGTCGGAGGAGCCGCGCACATCGCTGACGACATCGCGCAGTTTCTCCACCATATTGTTCAGGGCCGAGGCCAACTGGCCGATTTCATCCTTCTGGTCGATGTCGAGCTGCTGGCTCAGATCACCTTCGGCAATGCCCTCAGCGAAAGCCACGCCCTTGATGATGGGGCGGGTGATGATGCGGGTGAGGATGAAACCAAGACCAAGAGCAAGAATGACACCCAGCACGGCACCGCTGGCCGCCATGATTTCTGCCCGGATAGCGTCAGTGCGTGCTTGCGCAACGGCATTACTGGCAATCCCCTCATTGATATGAATCAGCTCTTCAAGCACACCCATCGCTTCTCGGGCTTCAGTATACATGG includes:
- a CDS encoding methyl-accepting chemotaxis protein; this translates as QAAAAEEASSSMEQMAANIRQNADNAMQTEKIAAKSAQDARQGGEAVGKTVTAMKQIADKISIVEEIARQTNLLALNAAIEAARAGEHGKGFAVVAAEVRKLAERSQTAAAEISDLSGSSVEIAEQAGKMLTQMVPDIQKTAELVQEIAAASKEQDAGAEQVNKAIQQLDQVIQQNASASEEMASTSEELSSQAEQLQQAIAYFKVD